The following proteins come from a genomic window of Rattus norvegicus strain BN/NHsdMcwi chromosome 8, GRCr8, whole genome shotgun sequence:
- the Or10d4b gene encoding olfactory receptor Olr1309, translated as MTNNTMVTEFTLLGIPETEGLESVLLFLFSTLYACALLGNLLLLTAVTSSPRLHTPMYFFLSNLSIYDMGFCSTTSPKMLSYLSGWGGGISFQGCVVQHFFYHCIGCILCFLYTVMAYDCFVAICFPLRYTIIMNHRVCCALATGTWMSGCVHSTILTSLTFQLPYCGPSKVGYYFCDMPAVLLLACEDSSLAQRVGFTNVGLLSLICFFLIVVSYTRIGISISKIRSTEGRQRAFSTCSAHLTAIMCVYGPVIVIYLQPNPSPLLSAIIQIFNNLVTPTINPLIYSLRNKDVKAALRHVFLKRCLSLEVNENI; from the coding sequence ATGACAAACAACACTATGGTGACAGAATTTACTTTGTTGGGCATCCCCGAGACAGAGGGCCTGGAGAGTGTCCTGCTCTTCCTGTTCTCAACATTGTATGCCTGTGCCTTGCTGGGAAACTTGCTCCTTCTTACTGCAGTCACCTCCTCCCCACGACTCCACACTCCTATGTACTTTTTCTTGAGCAATCTCTCCATTTATGATATGGGTTTCTGTTCCACTACATCTCCAAAGATGTTGTCATACCTCTCAGGATGGGGTGGAGGGATCTCTTTCCAGGGATGTGTTGTCCAACACTTCTTCTATCATTGTATCGGTTGCATATTGTGCTTCCTATACACGGTGATGGCCTATGACTGCTTTGTTGCCATATGCTTCCCTTTGAGATACACAATCATCATGAACCACAGAGTATGCTGTGCCTTGGCCACAGGGACCTGGATGAGTGGCTGTGTGCATTCCACTATCCTAACTTCCCTCACTTTCCAGTTGCCTTACTGTGGCCCCAGCAAAGTGGGCTATTATTTCTGTGACATGCCTGCAGTGTTACTGCTAGCCTGTGAAGACTCCTCTCTAGCACAGAGGGTAGGTTTCACAAACGTTGGTCTTTTATCtctcatttgtttctttctcattGTTGTGTCCTACACTCGAATCGGGATCTCCATCTCAAAAATCCGCTCAACAGAAGGCAGGCAGAGAGCGTTCTCTACCTGCAGTGCCCACCTCACAGCCATCATGTGTGTCTATGGACCAGTCATTGTCATCTACCTGCAGCCCAATCCCAGCCCATTACTTAGTGCAATAATTCAGATTTTCAACAATCTTGTGACACCCACCATCAACCCATtgatctacagcctgaggaataAGGATGTGAAAGCAGCCCTAAGGCATGTATTTCTTAAGAGATGTCTCAGCCTGGAAGTAAATGAAAACATCTAA
- the Or10d4b gene encoding olfactory receptor Olr1309 isoform X1 encodes MSLGISFHRCPGADPSINMTNNTMVTEFTLLGIPETEGLESVLLFLFSTLYACALLGNLLLLTAVTSSPRLHTPMYFFLSNLSIYDMGFCSTTSPKMLSYLSGWGGGISFQGCVVQHFFYHCIGCILCFLYTVMAYDCFVAICFPLRYTIIMNHRVCCALATGTWMSGCVHSTILTSLTFQLPYCGPSKVGYYFCDMPAVLLLACEDSSLAQRVGFTNVGLLSLICFFLIVVSYTRIGISISKIRSTEGRQRAFSTCSAHLTAIMCVYGPVIVIYLQPNPSPLLSAIIQIFNNLVTPTINPLIYSLRNKDVKAALRHVFLKRCLSLEVNENI; translated from the coding sequence ATGTCACTAGGGATTTCTTTCCACAGATGCCCAGGAGCTGATCCATCCATAAACATGACAAACAACACTATGGTGACAGAATTTACTTTGTTGGGCATCCCCGAGACAGAGGGCCTGGAGAGTGTCCTGCTCTTCCTGTTCTCAACATTGTATGCCTGTGCCTTGCTGGGAAACTTGCTCCTTCTTACTGCAGTCACCTCCTCCCCACGACTCCACACTCCTATGTACTTTTTCTTGAGCAATCTCTCCATTTATGATATGGGTTTCTGTTCCACTACATCTCCAAAGATGTTGTCATACCTCTCAGGATGGGGTGGAGGGATCTCTTTCCAGGGATGTGTTGTCCAACACTTCTTCTATCATTGTATCGGTTGCATATTGTGCTTCCTATACACGGTGATGGCCTATGACTGCTTTGTTGCCATATGCTTCCCTTTGAGATACACAATCATCATGAACCACAGAGTATGCTGTGCCTTGGCCACAGGGACCTGGATGAGTGGCTGTGTGCATTCCACTATCCTAACTTCCCTCACTTTCCAGTTGCCTTACTGTGGCCCCAGCAAAGTGGGCTATTATTTCTGTGACATGCCTGCAGTGTTACTGCTAGCCTGTGAAGACTCCTCTCTAGCACAGAGGGTAGGTTTCACAAACGTTGGTCTTTTATCtctcatttgtttctttctcattGTTGTGTCCTACACTCGAATCGGGATCTCCATCTCAAAAATCCGCTCAACAGAAGGCAGGCAGAGAGCGTTCTCTACCTGCAGTGCCCACCTCACAGCCATCATGTGTGTCTATGGACCAGTCATTGTCATCTACCTGCAGCCCAATCCCAGCCCATTACTTAGTGCAATAATTCAGATTTTCAACAATCTTGTGACACCCACCATCAACCCATtgatctacagcctgaggaataAGGATGTGAAAGCAGCCCTAAGGCATGTATTTCTTAAGAGATGTCTCAGCCTGGAAGTAAATGAAAACATCTAA